A window of Cheilinus undulatus linkage group 1, ASM1832078v1, whole genome shotgun sequence contains these coding sequences:
- the pdcd5 gene encoding programmed cell death protein 5, translating into MADDELEAIRQQRMAELQAKHGNASNNQQGDEAKQRESEMRNSILAQVLDQSARARLSNLALVKPEKANAVENYLIQMARFGKLGGKISETGLIEILEKVSQQTEKKTTVKFNRRRVMDSDDEDDY; encoded by the exons ATGGCAGACGACGAATTAGAGGCTATAAGGCAACAGAGAATGGCGGAACTACAGGCAAAGCACGGG aATGCTTCAAATAATCAGCAAGGAGATGAGGCTAAACAAAG agAATCAGAGATGAGAAATTCAATATTGGCCCAAGTTCTTGACCAGTCTGCCCGTGCCAGAT TGAGCAACCTTGCCTTGGTGAAGCCAGAAAAGGCCAATGCAGTTGAAAACTATCTCATTCAAATGGCTCGTTTTGGAAAATTAGGAGGAAAG atttctgaGACAGGTTTGATTGAGATTCTAGAAAAAGTCAGCCagcaaacagagaagaagacaaCAGTCAAA ttcaacaGACGGCGAGTGATGGACTCTGATGATGAGGACGATTACTAG
- the uraha gene encoding 5-hydroxyisourate hydrolase: MSANRLQQIKGHILPESKTAAMAGSPSPLTTHVLNTAMGVPGSNMVLTLYRQEPSTSVWSLITTGTTNDDGRCPGLITKQMFTPGVYKMHFDTAQYWASMGETSFYPYVEIVFTIIDPGQKYHVPLLLSRFSYSTYRGS, translated from the exons ATGAGTGCGAACAGGCTGCAGCAAATCAAAGGTCATATTCTGCCTGAAAGTAAG ACTGCGGCAATGGCAGGCTCACCAAGTCCTCTGACCACCCATGTGCTGAACACTGCCATGGGTGTTCCTGGTTCCAACATGGTCCTCACTCTCTATCGACAAGAACCCTCCACTAGCGTCTGGAGTTTGATAAccacagg AACCACTAATGACGATGGACGTTGCCCTGGACTCATcacaaaacaaatgtttacacCTGGTGTGtataaaatgcattttgatACTGCTCAGTACTGGGCGAGTATGGGAGAGACCAGCTTCTACCCATATGTTGAG attgTTTTCACAATAATTGACCCTGGGCAAAAGTACCACGTCCCTCTGCTGCTGAGTCGTTTCTCCTACAGTACCTACAGGGGGAGCTAG